The genomic stretch TTGGAGACATACAGCTGCTAGGCACTGCTGGAGCAGCTGATGGTGTTTCTTGTAAAGTGCTTTCGAGTACTATTGGTGAGGGCCTAATTTGTTCCACTAAAGCAGCTGGCATGCTGCACCGTCTTACTTCTACAACTGGCCTGCATTCACTGATTGCCAATTTAGTATCTTCTACAGAAACTGACCTGAGATACCCTGGTAGAAGTCTATTTGTCACAGGTGCTTTAACACGGTCAGGTAGCTCAGAAAGGCTGTCAACTTCCTTGTCGTGTATAGCTGGTGATTTAGCAGTTGAAAAGAAAGGAGATTGTGACATTTGAGAATCTGAACCTTCAAGTGCAAAGTCAGAATCATACTCAATTACAGGCCTTGGCGTGGTCACAGTAGCATGACAAGAGTCCTCAGAACTGGCAACTGAAATCATAGATATTGATCGAGAACTTAGACCAGTTTTTTCACTCTCTGACCGAGGAGACCTAGCTAAGCTATTGTTATCTAAAATTAAAAGAGTCTTGCCAGGATAAGCCACATTTTTTCCATCTACTGATTGTGATCTACAACTTGTGGCATCCTTTAGCATTTTCTCTTTTGGACCAGAGTCTGACATCTCAGAACTTTTCGATCTCATCAGTTCTTTGTTTTTGGACGGTGTTACTGAATGTCTCTGCTTTTCTTTCTCCTTAATTTTATTGATATCAGTGCTGTTTCGATGTCTTAGcctttccttttctttttgttttattttttctttatgcTTTTTGTGCCACTGTTCAATTTCTAAGTCTTTTAAACTTAACATTCGTTCAAAACTAGTTTGCATTAGGTCATCATTCACCAGTCTTTTTTCTTTTGGTCTGGCATCTTTCAGTGGTGGTAACTTGAGTTTAGTCTTCTCTGGTTCAGCTTCTTTAGGTTTTATTTTCAAtatatttgtttgtgttttgtcTTTATGTTTGTCTCTCTCTTTATACCTATCAATATCCTTTTCCTTGTCTCTACGGTCTTTTTCTTTATATTCAACACTTTTCTGTTGCTCATCTCTGGATTTTTCTCTCACTACTGACAGTCGTTCATGCAATACTTTGTTATTTTCGGTGGTACTCTGTTTTCGGTCATCCGGACCATGCTTTACACTTGTTCCTGCAAAATGGTCTCCATCCTTAGCTTTATCCCTCTTTCGATAATCCCGTTCTTTGCGCTTTCCTTTATCTGATTTACTTGATTCCCAGTCTCTAtcagtttgttttatttttttatcagctGAAACTTTCTGCTCATTAAAATGCTTATCCTTCTCATTTCTCTCAAACTTCTTCTCAGATTTGTCTTTGGACTTTTCCTTTCCAGTTGAAACACTTCGAATTTTATCATTTTCCTTCTGTGTAGACTGCAaatgtgttttgcatttttctgCATGGTCATGTATATCAGACTTTTCTCTTTCTGATTTGTGTTCTTTTGATTTCTTTTCTTTGTCTGTACATTTTTTATCCATTTTTTCAATGTCCTTTTCTTTAAGTGCCAGTCTTTTTTCAGACTTTTCTCTGACTTCCTTGAGAAgcttttctgcatctgtgtccctGTCATTATTTGTTGGTTCATCCTTAACAAGTGCATTGGTAGAGAAAACTTCAGAATCTTTCTCTGAAAAAAGTGCATCCTTCTCTTTTTTTATGCTCTCCTCGTGGTCATCTTTAGTGTTTTCTTTGTGATCCTGAATCTCTTTTACTTTCTCCTCTTTTGTTGGTGACTTTTCCAACTTTACCTTTTTTTCCGTTGCTGCGTTTTTGGATTCCATGTTCAAAAACTCTTCATCATTTTCATCACTCTTGAAAAAGTTTTCCTTCCAGAACTCTCTGTCAAATTCAATAGGTCTTTGTGTGTTTTTATTGTTCTCCCTATGTTTGCTTTTATCTTTTTCGGCATCtggatcttttttatttttttccctttccctTTCCTTATGCTTAACTTTGTGCTTTTTGATCACTTTGCCTTCTTTGTCTTTTTTTGCAACACAATCCGTTGTCTCAAAACAAGggcttttttcatcttctttgcTTTTACTAGGAACTCTATCACCATACTCTACAAAGAAGTCTTTTACGTGCTTACTTTTTTCCTTATATTTGGAAAACGTTGTACTTGAGCTTTCCAGTGCGTACTCTGATTCAGCAATGTGGTCATAATGGAAGAGTTCTGCTTGTAATGATGACTCAGATCCACCAGGTGGCGAAATACACATTTTAGTGTTCTCTTGTTTTAAAGGTGTTGACTGCTTATCAACTAAAGTGTAAGTGTGCTTTGGAGATTTGCCAGGGGTAATTTGAAACAAGTGCAACGACCCTTCATCTTTTGTACACAAAGATTTCCTAAACACATCCTCATCTCTGGATTTCTCAATAGAATCTAAAGCAGAACTCATCACTATATTAACTACTTTTACATTTTCCTTCTTATCTTTCTCCTGTTTCAATTCCTTGTTTTCTTTGTTCTTGCTTTGATTCTTCACTTTTTTCTTGACTTTGCCCTTTTCCTTAAGTTCGTGTAAAACACTATACTCTTTTCGATGTCGGATGTCAGAATTTACGCTTTCGGATGCAAGGCTCACTTTTTCGTGAAGCAGGTCATCATCGGAACTGTCGGAACTTGTGAATAATGGTCGGGATGGTTTTGGTTTTCTATTTTTATATAGTTTTGGAAAATCAATCTTatctttctttacaaaaaagttaTCACTTCCTTCAGCGTTTTCCTTTTTAATCTCGTTCCTGATAACGCGCTTCTCCTCCATCATCTTGCCAATTTCagcatcatcctcatcctcatcgTCGTCGTCCTCACCCTCTTCATCATCTTTAAATTCATACTCATCGAGTCCTGAAGTACAAGAAGACCCTTTTGTAGCAACATGCTTAGATTCATTAATCAGAGACTCCTTGTCACCCTCTGAATCTAGATTTTCATCCACGCTGGAGAGGTTGGTAAACTGTGGCTCCTCTGAGTCTGTAAAATAAAACAAGTTTCAATTAAAATAAAATTCAATGAAACACTGAGAAGAAACAgtggacttaaagcggaataaaaccctgacataatattcaataaagtaggttttcctactttgtatatgccatacggttacatACTACCCAACCGCCCCGATTTTGTCGGGATTCTCCCGCTGTGGGAGGCTTGATCCCCCCTCCCGCGATAGCCTGCCTGAGTCCCGGGCTGAGAAGTCAGGATGGGGAGCGGCAGAGCGATCATAGAAAACAGAGCAGTCACTGCGGGACTTCCTACACAGAAGTGAGCAATGACGTCAGTTACGAAGCCCGGGTGATTTGCTCTGCTCTTTGCAAAGTGGTGCCTGCTTCCCCATACATCTCCTGTTGAGTTCTGTCCTCCTCACTGTCTGCGCCTACCGGTAACTAATGTGACATGCGGGGTCCTCTGCCTGACTGTCACGCTCTAGCAGCGGTGCCCTCTGACCTTtctcccccctctctgcacaATCTCCGGAGGAGGGGATGGACACTGGCTGCAGAGACCTGCTGGAAGATAAGGCACAGGCAGAAGCTGGGCACACAGGATCATGTTACAGAGGACTGCTATCTCCTATCACGATCGTCTTCCCTCCGGCAACAGTGCTGTAAGGTCTGTGCCCTCCAGTCATAAATGATCCAAATACATTGCCATAGctcccctctttgggagccctgtccttctgtccatctttcttcctcatttgtccctctttcaggacttcgtccctctttctgtgtaaatatatatatatatatatatatatatatatatatatatatatatatatatatatatatatatatatatatatatatatatatatatatatatttctctactaaaaatgtgattgactctaaactttattcccatcctttaaattgatatagtactaattttaaaatgttaatatgacggaaaatgaaccaggatagaaaggaccagtgtggtttgaattataaaacaaaatatttttcttatgaaatctttatggtatgcgtgactaggggcgtgattaggggtgtggcagggcgtggcttaagtgtccctcattctcatctcaaaaagttgggaggtatgctgttatcatatttgcttttgtgcataagtattattattcatttagaaattacaagtttccaaagtacactttttttgctttgagagctgactttgcattttattcataactgttttttttacatcttgaaatataagcagaaatactttctgactgTCTTTGTTTAGGAGACtcagcagtgtcagagaagtgtttgtttacattcctcacttgatacaattgaaCACAAGATCACATTAGCTCTAGTTCGGATTCGTCCAGCTTTCCCAGCTTGAGCTTTTCTGTCCtgtatttaaccctttgaatgctgttctagtaaaaaaaatgctggtagtatataatattctgtaaataatgttttagagcaaagaagaattgctgggtttcattctgctttaaagcaaaccttaaagtgtacccaaattaaaaatacaagatttcagaaatcaaATCAATTATCTAacttggctgccacctgtataactctaggtattaaaagagaagggcgaaaagcatgcactgaaatgctcataggcttgaataagtgttttatttatctttgtatgtgtcagaatagtgcaactaaattaataaaaaaaatgtttggtttgggtctgctttaagcagGGAGAGGAGTAAAGGTTGGGTTGGTTACCTCAGTAGttgaaagcctctggatggttcAGAGGCTTCTCAGATCTTCGCAGAAGCCCACCATTTCAGTACAGGGTTCATCTACATCTGGCTGTGCTCCCAGCCATGAATAAGCGAACCTACACTTGGTATGCACAAGTAAGGCTCTTGCATTATCAGTAGAACAAAGCAATTCATGCACAGATTCCTCTGCTGAGTGCTTTGTTCTAGTGGGCACTCGCAGACCTTATTTGGATATGCCCAGTCTGAGTGCACTCGTCCACGGCTGCGCTTGCAGCCAGAAGCAACCTATTTGACTCGCTTTCGTTGAATAGGTATAATTGTGCTGAAATGGTGAGTTATAGTATAATCCAGGAAGCCTCTGTAAAATCCAGTGGATTCACACTACTGAggaatctaactttttttttttaataagtcaCTTCAGCCATCCTTTAAGCCACTGATACCATATATTCAAATGTATGCCTCACTAGGTAAGTGCATTTTCATAACTTGCAAACCTGTCACAGACAATGAATGGGTCAGCGTTGAGTTTTGACAAAAAtccatgcagcagtgtgttatcacaatgcactgccgTATAACGCATAAGTTACAacgtcaggcagtgcagtgtacaTAGTTTTGATAACCTTGTTTACTTAATACCATACGTTTTGTTGAAATGCACACAGCAGCGCTTATAGTATGAACGAGGTCCTAGTCTCATGGTCTGTATATAGCTCTTGTACTGTATTTTTGCACATCTATCTAAATCTTTTGTTGTAGGGATGAGCTGACTCTCTTGCATATCACTTTCTGTGTATTACAGCATTAACCATTTGTGTGTGTACTGTTGACAATATTACTGATCATCTCATTTTAATTTAGTTTTATACACCGCTGGGCTCTTTTTACCCCCCTTTGTGCTTCTCACCCTCTTTTGGAGGGGGTTATTGACCTTTTGTGGTTTTGCCACACATAGTACCAGTGTGCTTTCCTAAGACAGCAACTGCATCCAGTAtcttctggacacctgagtggagtcaggtttgtgcATCTGCTTCAAGTGGTTGGTTTCCCCCTGGTAAAACCTAACTTCTTTGTGAGCAACACTTTTATTtcatcacattttttttcaatttggtgACATATTGCGCTATTTGGGCCCCCGTTGtctctgtattttctttttaaggCTTTCAGCCACCCCCTCTTCTAATTACAATGCCAtttcagccaccagcatgcaataaaatactcagaataatgttgacagtactttttcatctactttttagtacttttttttattgcagaatgtcaaagttatttttaacaaaagatgaaaaataatctcctagaaaaaaaaattaggagaaaaaagAACTGAATAAGGTCCTGTCCATGTATATGCTAAACAGATGCATTTGAAAAACTAGGACTTCGTTTTTACTACTATTACTTTTCTATATGATTACTTTATTTAAAGTTCTGCTTTACTCTACAACTCTGCATAATATTTAGCTGGATTTCCCACATTAATAACTACCTAATGAATATCAGCAAGAGAGGAGTActgtcaagttttctaagaactgaaagttctatgcacagagggatatactgcttgcttggcagttggaaaaagccattacttCCCGTAATGCAACAATGTTTACAGACAGcacactgtcaggaccatggtcatgacatcacacggtgggaggggtttcaccacagtatcagccatacagacacccccccccccccccaatgatctatttgagaaaaggttaacATCTCTCATGAGAAAGTGGGTACCAGAcattgattggaatgaagttcaatccttggttaaatatCCTCTAACCTTCTACTCAAAACTGTAGGGCAAAATAAAATGGTTTACATGCCACATACAGAAAAAgagtagggcctgtttccactacatgcggattctggatgcagaatgaACGCCTATAatagccacatccagaaatctggatgcagaaaaactgatgcagaactagGCCCTAAAGGACAcatttaagttttcctttaatatcCCAGGACAACTATAAAGCAGAAAATGAGTTCCAGCATACCTGCGTAACTTTCCTCATCATCAGAGAGTGGAATTTCTTGCTTCAGTAACTGCTGTAGCTCCACTGTCTCCGCCACATCAATTGGGCGAATACCATGCTTGTTAGCCTGGAATACATTGCCACCATTTCGAAGGAGCAGTTTAACGATCTGTAGTATTAAAATGACAAAAAAGGGTTAGGTTTAAAGAACATTTTATATTAAGAGAGAACATACATAAAGAGTAATATAGATGTACCTGAGTGCTCCTCAAAGCAATACAAATGGGTGCACACTTACTATGGGTAATCAACAACATGGAAGAGAAGTAAAgcacctcatgggggatttttcaTTCAGAATTTTATCTCTGGAGTTTCTCAGGTGTTGTATCCCCAACCTGTAGTATCAGCTCACCAACAATGCAGAACAAATGATTACTGTCTCAATGTGCATTATCTATCTATGCAGTCAATACAAACTGCTTgtgggcaggggcgttgctagcccaaaAGATCGGTGGTAcatgccccagatgtcccccaggcagagtcaagcAGCAGTACTCATCGCCGGTCACTTGGTGTCCAcattctgcagacatctcttcTGGACTTCTCTCCCTAGTATCTGAAAAGGAATCAGAAGCTAGAGCTCCTAGCGTCTGATTCTCGAGGGTGGATGAaggagatgagtagttcctcACAATGTGATACTCTGCTGGCagggggtaagggggggggggggggtcggagggaggaacagtgaggacacacaaCAATGCATGCTTCCTAAGGAGGCTCCACAGCTTCCAGCAggtcaccacaacacccagcatgccccatagaggcaccacagcacccagtattccccacagcacccagcatgctttttttttttttttttttgcattaatggaTAGGGggattcatccaacattttgctgagcaggcttacttagaccgctgttaaagtggacatgaactcttgcacaggacagatgaaCAACAGAGAAGTAcaccctgtatttatttataaaagtttagcctgtctaattgcccctcatatgtcactaatcacaagtgtaatttgatctctccagtGTCTGCTGACTCCCactgcagataagctcatttaaaaacacaggatattaacaatatagCGGTTTCcatgaagcaggaagtagaaacactgcagatttattgtaggatttgtatcagctgtaacaaagaaatgtgtttctttaaaggttattatgttgctgcttttcttttagagctgagaagaAAGTTCGGAGTTCAGAACCACTTTAAGTTcaggtaaatttggctccacccatgaccacacccacattctggtgcatggccacacctattttttggCTTGAGTGcccaggatctcttaggatccttgcAACGACCCTGCTTGTGGGACCACTCTAGTCCAGTCCAAATCAAATGCTCAGAAATGACACTTTTCAACCCCTGACCTGGTCCCCTCCCCACAGAAAAATGTGAAATTCTGTGTCTCTTGGTCGCCAGGTCTATATGGCAAAGGGTAATACTTGTCTTAGCAAGATGGTACTGACTTCATAGCCACTATATTAGAAGATACAACCAAACCCACAGCAGAATAACTGGTAGACTACAGATGTGGTAATTATGCTTACACTAATAATAACCTACTCTGCTGCTTTGAAAATAGAGAGTGTAAAAAAACTGTGTAAAATGTTCCTGAACTGCTACGTCTGCAAATTTCTTTCTACAATTGCGCAAGCTGAGAATCTAGGTAAGATAAATGGGCCCTTACTTATTAAAATTTTCTCCAAaattttctccaaggagaaaattttctaatatatatatatatataaatataaaacctTTAAGCAG from Hyperolius riggenbachi isolate aHypRig1 chromosome 5, aHypRig1.pri, whole genome shotgun sequence encodes the following:
- the ANKRD12 gene encoding ankyrin repeat domain-containing protein 12 isoform X2, producing the protein MPKSLSTKVIPSENSDSDCNIMVEKQTGRKNKEKITSYTRTPKLDRSEPGKDTKEKASMKRKLPFTISPPREEERDSDTDSEAGHTSENWGDRITSSYSTNAEKEGPEKKKMKKEPGSKKSTPVNILFGYPLSERKQMALLMQMTARDNSPDSTPSHPSQATPVQKKTPTSSTRQKDKVNKRNERGETPLHMAAIRGDLSQVKELIRLGANVNVKDFAGWTPLHEACNMGSYEVAKVLIAAGADVNTQGLDDDTPLHDAVSSGHREIVKLLLRNGGNVFQANKHGIRPIDVAETVELQQLLKQEIPLSDDEESYADSEEPQFTNLSSVDENLDSEGDKESLINESKHVATKGSSCTSGLDEYEFKDDEEGEDDDDEDEDDAEIGKMMEEKRVIRNEIKKENAEGSDNFFVKKDKIDFPKLYKNRKPKPSRPLFTSSDSSDDDLLHEKVSLASESVNSDIRHRKEYSVLHELKEKGKVKKKVKNQSKNKENKELKQEKDKKENVKVVNIVMSSALDSIEKSRDEDVFRKSLCTKDEGSLHLFQITPGKSPKHTYTLVDKQSTPLKQENTKMCISPPGGSESSLQAELFHYDHIAESEYALESSSTTFSKYKEKSKHVKDFFVEYGDRVPSKSKEDEKSPCFETTDCVAKKDKEGKVIKKHKVKHKEREREKNKKDPDAEKDKSKHRENNKNTQRPIEFDREFWKENFFKSDENDEEFLNMESKNAATEKKVKLEKSPTKEEKVKEIQDHKENTKDDHEESIKKEKDALFSEKDSEVFSTNALVKDEPTNNDRDTDAEKLLKEVREKSEKRLALKEKDIEKMDKKCTDKEKKSKEHKSEREKSDIHDHAEKCKTHLQSTQKENDKIRSVSTGKEKSKDKSEKKFERNEKDKHFNEQKVSADKKIKQTDRDWESSKSDKGKRKERDYRKRDKAKDGDHFAGTSVKHGPDDRKQSTTENNKVLHERLSVVREKSRDEQQKSVEYKEKDRRDKEKDIDRYKERDKHKDKTQTNILKIKPKEAEPEKTKLKLPPLKDARPKEKRLVNDDLMQTSFERMLSLKDLEIEQWHKKHKEKIKQKEKERLRHRNSTDINKIKEKEKQRHSVTPSKNKELMRSKSSEMSDSGPKEKMLKDATSCRSQSVDGKNVAYPGKTLLILDNNSLARSPRSESEKTGLSSRSISMISVASSEDSCHATVTTPRPVIEYDSDFALEGSDSQMSQSPFFSTAKSPAIHDKEVDSLSELPDRVKAPVTNRLLPGYLRSVSVEDTKLAISECRPVVEVRRCSMPAALVEQIRPSPIVLESTLQETPSAAPAVPSSCMSPKLEEKDFHGSFYNLHSSSKKSLTFNKPIEDSNVLIQETLPIPEATPVVSSTDQGSSNLLISSESEPGKSVCSEQEPVTLGDADSKVQDLLSLKQEITKSSPPEASGLPPVASCSTDIDAPSSDPNTSPKTTGLPSLISSIGKEEQTSTGANSNCVKGNDLKEAEPKLPEIEKTSVTSASPQENPLHVDRLKIVLSDCIVERLQSTVDVQVPNNLLNKCTQNSTPTKDSSPADKCDEDTNTPKETKPITENLASPPSNRRGEGDLEKANGTPESLKESTPSPVTRSGTTKDTSLRKSDMSSENQASSVQEEIQKFSQTIKMEAEENAEVKSEPQEIPQRITRNRANMLANQNKQVQAAFSHTSDKECNETSISLRGRIRLSEDEEVQVHHPRKRKMPRVPQPGLINPSIQQAKEKTQQSLAAVVDSLKLEDIQPYQSERANPYFEYLHIRRKVEERRKMLCSVIPQAPQYYDEYVTFNGTYLLDGNPFSKLCIPTITPPPSLLEPLKDLFRQQEVVRMKLRLQHSIEREKLIVSNEQEVLRVHYRAARTLANQSLPFSACTVLLDAEVYNVPQESQTEDGKASVRDRFNARQFMSWLHDVDDKFDKLKTCLLMRQQHEAAALNAVQRLEWQLKLQELDPATYKSVSIYEIQEFYVPLVEVNDDFELTPI